Within Flavobacterium pisciphilum, the genomic segment CAAGTATCAATACTAGATTTGGTCACTATTCCCGAAAAATATCCAACAGCAAGACAAGTAACAACAACCGCTAAAATTCGAGAGATTTTATTCATTTTATACTTTTTTTGAGTCAATAAAGGTAAACATTTTTGTAGGCTATCAAAAAGTGCAACAAGGTATAATTCAAAAAAAGTATCTTTGCGTAAATTTTTTATTTTATGTTTACAGCAAACGATTTTATTCCAAAAAAATATACTTCAGATATAACAAAAGGCAACTTCGAGTGGAGCGCACCAAGTAACATTGCTTTAGTAAAATACTGGGGAAAAAAAGACAATCAAATTCCAGCCAATCCATCAGTTAGTTTTACATTAAACAATTGCAAAACAATTACTAAACTAGCTTTTGACAAAAAAGACGTTTCGAATGATTTTACATTCGACTTACTTTTTGAAGGAAAACCAAAAGAAGATTTCAAACCTAAGATTCAGAAATTCCTAGAACGTGTTTTCATCTATTTACCATTCTTAAAAGACTATCATTTTACAATAGATACTCAAAACACTTTCCCTCATAGTTCAGGAATAGCATCGTCGGCATCTGGAATGGCAGCTCTTGCAATGAATTTTATGAGCCTAGAAAAAGTATTAAATCCTGAAATGACAGATGAATACTTTTATCAAAAAGCATCTTTTCTTGCTCGTTTAGGATCAGGAAGTGCTTGCCGAAGTGTAAAAGGAAAAGTTGTTGTTTGGGGAAATCAAGCAAATATAAAAGGGAGTTCCGATTTATTTGGAGTAGAATTCCCAAATACAATTCATGAGAATTTCAAAAACTACCAAGACACTATTTTATTAGTTGATAAAGGCGAAAAACAAGTATCGAGCACAGTCGGTCATGACTTAATGCACAATCATCCTTATGCTGAGAGACGTTTTGCACAAGCACATGAAAATTTAGATAAGTTAATCACCATTTTTGAAAATGGAAACTTAGACGAGTTCATTAAAGTAGTCGAAAGCGAAGCATTGACATTGCATGCTATGATGATGACATCTATGCCCTATTTTATACTAATGAAACCGAATACATTACAGATAATTAATGCAATCTGGAAATTTAGAAATGAAACACAAATCCCTGTTTGTTTTACTCTAGATGCAGGAGCAAATGTTCATGTTTTATATCCCGAAAACGTTAGCGAAAAAGTATTGCAATTTATTAAGTACGAATTAGTTGTATTTTGTCAGAATGGTCAGTACCTTTGCGACAAAATTGGAGATGGTGCAATTGCATTATAATTTTACGTATCTTTAATTAAAATTAAGCTTTTAGACAATAAAACCGACATATGAAAGGACCCCTATTTTACTCAAAAATATTACTTTTTGGAGAGTACGGAATTATCCGTGATTCAAAAGGACTTTCTATCCCTTATAATTTTTACAATGGTGCTCTGAAGAAAACCGAAAATTCTTCGGCAGAAGCCATTGCATCAAATGCAAGTTTGAGCAAGTTTACATCATACCTTGAAACATTGCAAGCAGAACAACCCGATTTGGTAACTTTTGACTTGGCTACTTTAAAGAATGATATAGAAACAGGAATGTATTTTGACTCAAGTATCCCACAAGGATATGGAGTTGGTAGTAGCGGTGCGCTTGTTGCTGCTATTTACGACAAATACGCTCAAAACAAAATCACAGTTCTAGAGAATCTAACTCGTGAGAAATTATTACAGTTAAAAACTATTTTCTCACAAATGGAAAGTTTTTTCCACGGAAAAAGCTCAGGTCTAGACCCATTAAATAGTTACTTAAGCATTCCGATTTTAATAAACTCTAAAGATAATATCGAAGCTACCGGAATTCCTAACCAAAGTTTTGACGGAAAAGGTGCTGTGTTTTTATTAGACTCGGGAATTGTTGGAGAAACTGCTCCAATGGTAAACATTTTCATGGAAAACCTTAAAGACAAAGGGTTCCGTACGATGCTAAAAAACCAATTTGTAAAATATACCGATGCTTGTGTAGAGAATTTTTTACATGGCGACATGAAATCATTATTTAGCAACACCAAAAAATTATCAAAAGTAGTTTTGAATAATTTTAAACCTATGATTCCAGAACAATTTCATGGCATCTGGCAAAACGGTATTGATACTAATGACTATTATTTAAAATTATGTGGTTCAGGCGGTGGCGGTTATATTCTTGGTTTTACACAAGATTTAGAACGCGCTAAGCAGTCATTAAAAGATTATAAACTAGAAGTAGTTTACCAATTTTAAAACAACAAATAATTATAATTTTTAGAGCCGATATTTATCGGCTCTAAAAATTAATAGCAAAACCAAACTCTTAAATTTAAATAGAAATTGGCAACTTGAATCTTATTCTATTTCCGAATATTCGTCTTATGAAAATAGTATGGAAATAAAAAAACCAATCCTAAACAAATAATTGATAACAGAAACAATTTTAATGTTTTCATTCTGCAAAAACTAAATTATACAAAGTAGTCTTTTTGTTTCACAGAAAATAAATTACAATATCACAAAAAAAGGATTTATTACATATAAGAAAATTGAGATAATGTTCTTAAAAACTATTAAAAGATGTACTTTAGTCATTTTAAACACTGTGTACAATCCGAATAATCTATAATAAAGAGAAATGTTAAGCCGTCAGAATAAAATTTTAGCGATGAAAGTCATAAGTTTGTTCTCAGTAGTGAGGGGCTACAACATTCCTATTATCATTTTAGCACAGTACTTATCGGCAATATTTATTCTCGCTCCCGAAAAAAGAGCACTGGATATCTTATTGGACTTTCATTTGTTTTTAATTGTTTTCGCATCAGCAATTACCATTGCATCTGGTTACATCATAAATAATTTTTACGACAGCCAAAAAGACTTAATTAATCGCCCAAATAAATCAATGCTGGATCGATTAGTAAGTCAGAAAACCAAACTAAGCGTTTACTTCACTCTCAATTTCATTGCAGCTTTAATGGCTTTTATTGTTTCCTGGAGAGCTTTTTTGTTTTTTTCGGTATATATATTCCTAATTTGGTTTTACTCACATAAAATCAAAAAATATCCATTAATAGGTAATCTTATGGCTGCATTATTAGCCGTTTTACCATTCTTTGCCATCTTACTCTATTTCTACAATCAGATCTCATTTAATGATTTAGAAAATCAAAGGGGACATTTTGCCGTTATCTTCGCTCATGCAATCTTTTTATTTTTATTACTCTTAATCCGTGAAATGATAAAAGATTTAGAAAATTTAAAAGGAGATTTGGCCAACAATTACAAAACTATTCCCATTCTTTATGGCGAAAGAACTTCAAAAAAAATCATTACCCTTTTAACTTTCCTTACCATTGTACCTGTATACATCTTAATCGAGATATACGACATCGGATATATGGATATTTATTTCTATTCTTGCTTTATAATTTTAATATTTTTCTTGCTTTACCTTTGGAAGTCAAATTCTAAGACACAATTCTTACTACTGCACAATGTCTTAAAATTTCTTATCGTTTCGGGCGTGTTTTGCATCGTACTTATTAATCCAAGTGTTTTGTGGCACGGAAAAACTTTACTTTTAAAAATCTAATTTCTTTAAAATTTTTAGCTTTTTTAGATAATTTTTCCTTTTAAAGCTAGTAATAGTATTAAAAGCTAGTAATCTAACAACAATCAAGTTACTGCTATTAACCAATAATAAACTATCTTTGCACAAATTACAGGATTTATGAATAATAAGGAAGGCAATAATAAAGGAAAAGGACCTAGAGCAAATAGCTCAAGACCTAACTCAAATAAGCCAAAACCTGCCATGCAAAAGCGTGCACAAGGGCCTAAAAAAGCTAAGCCGAATACTAAAATAGCGGAAGAAGCTGCTGAAAAAGCTGCAAAAAAACCGAATCAAGCACCTAAAAGACAAAAGGCTGCCGATGAGATTCGTTTAAATAAATATATTGCTAACTCAGGCGCGTGTTCTCGCCGTGACGCAGATATTTACATCCAATCTGGGAATGTAAAAGTAAATGGCGTTCCTGTTGTAGAAATGGGATACCTGGTAAAACCAGGTGATGTCGTTAATTTTGACGGAGCAGTTCTAACTCCAGAAAAGAAAGAATACATCTTATTAAACAAGCCTAAAAACTTTACAACTGCTTTTGACGAAGGTCAAGAATACCGTAATGTCTTAGAATTGGTTCGTGGTTCAACTAATGCTAAGATTGCAGCAGTAGGTAGAATGGATAAAAACACTACAGGTTTGTT encodes:
- a CDS encoding mevalonate kinase family protein is translated as MKGPLFYSKILLFGEYGIIRDSKGLSIPYNFYNGALKKTENSSAEAIASNASLSKFTSYLETLQAEQPDLVTFDLATLKNDIETGMYFDSSIPQGYGVGSSGALVAAIYDKYAQNKITVLENLTREKLLQLKTIFSQMESFFHGKSSGLDPLNSYLSIPILINSKDNIEATGIPNQSFDGKGAVFLLDSGIVGETAPMVNIFMENLKDKGFRTMLKNQFVKYTDACVENFLHGDMKSLFSNTKKLSKVVLNNFKPMIPEQFHGIWQNGIDTNDYYLKLCGSGGGGYILGFTQDLERAKQSLKDYKLEVVYQF
- a CDS encoding pseudouridine synthase, whose protein sequence is MNNKEGNNKGKGPRANSSRPNSNKPKPAMQKRAQGPKKAKPNTKIAEEAAEKAAKKPNQAPKRQKAADEIRLNKYIANSGACSRRDADIYIQSGNVKVNGVPVVEMGYLVKPGDVVNFDGAVLTPEKKEYILLNKPKNFTTAFDEGQEYRNVLELVRGSTNAKIAAVGRMDKNTTGLLLFTNDTDMLRKFTLPSQKSSKIYQVSLDKNLKFEDLEKINKGLVLDGHRVFVEDISYIDNEPKSEIGLKLRSSNVKVVRSIFEHFEYDVLRIDRVAFAGLTKKNLPRGNWRFLTEQEIINLKNV
- a CDS encoding diphosphomevalonate/mevalonate 3,5-bisphosphate decarboxylase family protein, whose translation is MFTANDFIPKKYTSDITKGNFEWSAPSNIALVKYWGKKDNQIPANPSVSFTLNNCKTITKLAFDKKDVSNDFTFDLLFEGKPKEDFKPKIQKFLERVFIYLPFLKDYHFTIDTQNTFPHSSGIASSASGMAALAMNFMSLEKVLNPEMTDEYFYQKASFLARLGSGSACRSVKGKVVVWGNQANIKGSSDLFGVEFPNTIHENFKNYQDTILLVDKGEKQVSSTVGHDLMHNHPYAERRFAQAHENLDKLITIFENGNLDEFIKVVESEALTLHAMMMTSMPYFILMKPNTLQIINAIWKFRNETQIPVCFTLDAGANVHVLYPENVSEKVLQFIKYELVVFCQNGQYLCDKIGDGAIAL
- a CDS encoding geranylgeranylglycerol-phosphate geranylgeranyltransferase, whose translation is MLSRQNKILAMKVISLFSVVRGYNIPIIILAQYLSAIFILAPEKRALDILLDFHLFLIVFASAITIASGYIINNFYDSQKDLINRPNKSMLDRLVSQKTKLSVYFTLNFIAALMAFIVSWRAFLFFSVYIFLIWFYSHKIKKYPLIGNLMAALLAVLPFFAILLYFYNQISFNDLENQRGHFAVIFAHAIFLFLLLLIREMIKDLENLKGDLANNYKTIPILYGERTSKKIITLLTFLTIVPVYILIEIYDIGYMDIYFYSCFIILIFFLLYLWKSNSKTQFLLLHNVLKFLIVSGVFCIVLINPSVLWHGKTLLLKI